The following proteins are encoded in a genomic region of Mahella australiensis 50-1 BON:
- the prfB gene encoding peptide chain release factor 2 (programmed frameshift): protein MIVELEDYSVQIDELRGIIDEMGASLDPAGMEEEIKNLEKQMADPSFWSDMERSQKVNQRIKALKDKLQNLRAVEQKWEDLRTLADLGREEDDASIVGEVAAELASLRKEVERLRIETLLSGPYDRNNAIVTLHAGAGGTEAQDWVQMLYRMYTRWAEDKGYKVEVLDLLEGDEAGIKSVTFLVEGENAYGYLKAEKGVHRLVRISPFDAAGRRHTSFASVDVMPELDDDEGVEINPEDLKIDTYRSSGAGGQHVNKTESAIRITHIPTGIVVQCQNERSQHSNKETAMKMLKAKLLELKEQEEQAKISDIKGELKRIEWGSQIRSYIFQPYTMVKDHRTNAEIGNVNAVMDGDIDLFISEYLKMNAKQRRA from the exons ATGATAGTGGAATTGGAAGATTACAGCGTGCAGATAGACGAATTGCGCGGCATCATAGATGAAATGGGGGCTTCTCTT GACCCGGCAGGGATGGAAGAGGAGATAAAAAACCTTGAAAAGCAGATGGCTGACCCCTCCTTTTGGAGCGATATGGAACGCTCGCAGAAGGTTAACCAACGTATAAAGGCGTTGAAAGATAAACTGCAAAACCTACGCGCTGTAGAGCAAAAATGGGAGGATTTGCGCACGCTGGCCGATCTGGGTCGCGAGGAAGATGATGCTTCTATCGTAGGCGAAGTAGCGGCCGAGCTTGCATCGTTGAGAAAAGAGGTTGAAAGGCTGCGCATAGAAACGCTGCTGAGTGGACCGTATGATCGCAATAATGCCATAGTAACGCTCCATGCAGGAGCCGGTGGCACTGAAGCCCAGGACTGGGTGCAGATGCTCTATCGTATGTATACGCGCTGGGCTGAGGATAAAGGTTATAAAGTCGAAGTATTGGATCTTCTGGAAGGGGATGAAGCAGGCATAAAGAGCGTTACCTTCCTCGTGGAAGGCGAGAATGCCTACGGTTACCTTAAAGCCGAAAAAGGCGTGCACCGTCTGGTACGCATATCGCCTTTCGACGCGGCTGGCCGCAGGCACACGTCCTTTGCATCGGTGGATGTAATGCCCGAGTTGGATGATGACGAAGGCGTGGAGATAAATCCTGAAGACCTGAAAATAGATACCTACCGTTCTAGCGGTGCCGGAGGTCAACATGTCAATAAGACCGAATCGGCTATACGCATAACGCACATACCTACAGGTATAGTGGTTCAGTGCCAGAACGAACGCTCGCAGCACAGCAATAAAGAGACTGCTATGAAAATGCTTAAGGCCAAGCTGCTGGAATTAAAAGAGCAGGAGGAACAGGCCAAGATAAGCGACATAAAGGGCGAATTAAAGCGTATAGAATGGGGCAGCCAGATACGTTCATATATATTCCAGCCATATACAATGGTAAAGGATCACCGCACTAATGCCGAAATAGGTAATGTAAACGCCGTTATGGATGGCGATATAGACCTGTTTATAAGTGAATATCTGAAAATGAATGCTAAGCAGCGCAGAGCATAG
- the iorA gene encoding indolepyruvate ferredoxin oxidoreductase subunit alpha, with protein sequence MQFLMGNQAIALAAMEAGVNIATGYPGTPSSEVLETIAQNADKYDIYVEWSTNEKVALETAIGAAYAGAKAITTMKQVGLNVASDPLMSLSYIGVKGALVIMVADDPGPHSSQTEQDTRSFARFANIPVLDPATPQEAHDMTLWAFNLSNQLQTPVIMRTTTRVSHGCADVSIGDISKASWDIEGFTKDPRWAIFPKLTAQRHPWLENLQGELANIFSASPFNRISGNGKIGIISSGVSRKYVQEALADLDLNVKLLEIGTPYPFPEAKAFEFAKGLDHIIAVEELDSYLEEQMLQLVGRYKLPASILGKIDGMFPKCGEYNVDIVKEGLQKCLKSIGAESRIKNPAPLVDVQNIPPLPSRQPTLCAGCMHRTVFYAFKRALNGIPAVFSGDIGCYTLGNAQPLDMVDTCLCMGAGISIAAGLQHAQPNVKHIAFIGDSTFFHSGIPAIINAVYNNANIMIAVLDNRTTAMTGHQPHPGIGITATGKPTVAVSIAEIARSCGVKTVEEIDGQNLKACTDAIKQVVEVDGPSVLIFKGPCTNLEKSDKHYTVDEQICTLCNYCVEQLGCPALFVIDDMPAIQSTCAGCGLCAQICPVGAIVPEGED encoded by the coding sequence GTGCAATTTCTAATGGGCAATCAAGCTATAGCTTTGGCCGCTATGGAAGCCGGTGTAAACATAGCTACTGGTTATCCTGGCACGCCATCATCCGAGGTGTTAGAAACTATAGCACAAAATGCTGATAAATATGACATATACGTCGAATGGTCTACTAACGAAAAAGTAGCCCTGGAAACCGCTATAGGTGCGGCATATGCTGGTGCTAAAGCAATAACAACCATGAAACAGGTTGGATTAAATGTTGCGTCCGATCCGCTTATGAGTCTATCATATATAGGAGTAAAAGGAGCCCTTGTCATAATGGTAGCAGATGACCCGGGTCCCCATTCGTCCCAGACAGAGCAAGATACGCGCTCTTTTGCTCGCTTCGCTAATATACCGGTATTAGACCCCGCTACTCCTCAAGAAGCACATGATATGACATTATGGGCCTTTAATCTTTCCAACCAACTTCAAACGCCGGTCATCATGCGTACTACCACTCGCGTATCACATGGCTGTGCAGATGTCAGCATAGGCGATATTTCCAAAGCATCGTGGGACATAGAAGGCTTTACAAAAGATCCGCGATGGGCTATATTCCCGAAACTAACAGCACAAAGGCATCCATGGCTGGAAAATTTACAAGGCGAGTTGGCAAACATTTTCTCTGCATCTCCCTTTAATCGCATAAGCGGTAACGGTAAAATAGGCATTATATCTTCAGGTGTCAGTCGAAAATATGTGCAAGAAGCATTAGCCGACCTAGACCTAAATGTAAAGTTGCTAGAAATCGGAACACCGTATCCATTTCCCGAAGCAAAGGCGTTTGAATTTGCTAAAGGTCTTGACCACATAATCGCTGTAGAAGAATTGGACTCGTATTTGGAAGAACAAATGCTTCAGCTTGTAGGTCGCTATAAGTTACCGGCAAGTATTTTAGGCAAAATCGATGGCATGTTTCCAAAATGCGGGGAATACAACGTTGACATAGTAAAAGAAGGCCTTCAAAAATGCTTAAAGTCTATAGGTGCAGAATCGAGAATAAAAAACCCAGCACCTCTTGTGGATGTGCAAAACATTCCGCCTTTGCCAAGCAGGCAGCCCACCCTATGCGCAGGTTGTATGCATCGCACCGTATTTTATGCCTTTAAGCGAGCTTTAAATGGCATACCAGCTGTGTTTTCAGGCGATATAGGCTGCTATACGCTTGGAAATGCACAGCCTTTGGATATGGTGGATACATGCTTATGCATGGGCGCCGGTATAAGCATAGCTGCCGGTTTGCAGCACGCACAGCCGAATGTAAAACACATAGCTTTTATAGGTGATTCTACATTCTTTCATTCTGGCATACCTGCTATAATAAATGCCGTATATAACAATGCAAACATAATGATAGCGGTATTGGACAACCGCACAACGGCTATGACCGGTCATCAGCCTCATCCTGGCATAGGGATAACTGCCACCGGTAAACCTACCGTTGCCGTGTCTATAGCTGAGATAGCCAGAAGCTGCGGTGTAAAAACCGTAGAAGAAATAGATGGACAAAACCTAAAAGCATGTACCGATGCTATAAAGCAAGTTGTAGAAGTCGATGGGCCATCGGTGCTTATATTTAAGGGCCCGTGCACGAATTTAGAAAAATCCGATAAACATTATACTGTAGATGAGCAAATATGTACGCTGTGCAACTACTGTGTAGAACAGCTGGGATGTCCTGCATTGTTTGTCATTGATGATATGCCAGCAATTCAGTCCACATGCGCAGGTTGTGGTTTATGCGCGCAGATATGCCCAGTAGGTGCTATAGTTCCGGAAGGAGAGGATTAA
- a CDS encoding chemotaxis protein CheW has protein sequence MADYQYVVFKLGDGWYAGNIMNIREIVKPMAITPVPNNPPFIEGVIKLRGEVIPVLDLKKRFKLGTYDENSQHTRFIIAEVDYKPIAFIVDEVREVLRLEDKDIGPIPDVVAIGKEYITGTAENNGRLVILLDMAKILTVDEREVLAAIS, from the coding sequence ATGGCTGATTATCAGTATGTTGTATTTAAATTGGGTGATGGTTGGTACGCCGGGAATATAATGAATATACGCGAGATTGTAAAACCGATGGCAATAACCCCTGTGCCAAATAACCCTCCATTCATAGAGGGTGTGATAAAATTGCGCGGCGAGGTAATACCGGTGCTGGACTTAAAGAAGCGATTTAAATTAGGGACATATGATGAAAATAGCCAGCATACACGTTTTATCATAGCCGAGGTGGATTATAAACCGATAGCCTTTATAGTGGATGAAGTTCGGGAAGTGCTCAGACTGGAAGACAAGGATATAGGACCCATACCCGATGTTGTGGCTATAGGCAAGGAATATATAACCGGTACCGCGGAAAATAACGGTAGGTTAGTGATACTGCTCGATATGGCTAAGATCCTTACCGTTGATGAGCGTGAAGTATTGGCGGCCATAAGCTGA